From the genome of Vicia villosa cultivar HV-30 ecotype Madison, WI linkage group LG2, Vvil1.0, whole genome shotgun sequence, one region includes:
- the LOC131648754 gene encoding uncharacterized protein LOC131648754, translating into MQISPPLPNLSYHVVSNSCNRLMCLYTDFSCGRDVFLCNLTTKETRLLPPSCLAAKIKDGMILGIGMGHDYRNNDLIKVVRMWISYHNCRCKSYIIEEYDLRSDSWRIIESGNPWSCEFDTCYFAMHFKGVYYWWGKVKGLAVTIVRLDVGGGILTKVALPKDVDISSSSGRYLGVLNEYITLVCRNCCDQNANFEIWAMHGGDGVDSCWTKVRTIEHSSPCVPLVFWGKNELLLKMFDKVKSYNVDTKEVHNVNFENEGRGIVDICEARICFKSQISVNPPLPTMI; encoded by the coding sequence ATGCAAATTTCTCCACCTTTGCCAAATCTCTCATATCATGTTGTTTCTAATTCTTGCAACAGATTAATGTGTTTATATACAGATTTTTCTTGTGGAAGAGATGTTTTTCTATGCAACCTAACAACGAAAGAGACGAGGCTTCTTCCACCGTCATGTTTGGCTGCAAAAATCAAAGATGGTATGATACTAGGTATTGGAATGGGACATGATTATAGAAACAATGATTTAATTAAGGTTGTTAGGATGTGGATTAGCTACCACAATTGTCGTTGTAAAAGTTATATCAttgaagaatatgatttaagaagTGATTCTTGGAGGATAATTGAAAGTGGTAATCCATGGAGTTGTGAATTTGATACTTGTTATTTTGCAATGCATTTCAAAGGGGTTTATTATTGGTGGGGAAAGGTTAAGGGCTTGGCTGTAACAATTGTTAGATTGGATGTAGGAGGTGGGATTCTTACCAAGGTGGCATTGCCAAAAGATGTTGATATTAGTTCTTCAAGTGGAAGATACTTGGGTGTTTTGAATGAATATATAACATTGGTTTGTCGTAATTGTTGTGATCAAAATGCAAACTTTGAAATTTGGGCAATGCATGGAGGTGATGGTGTGGATTCTTGTTGGACCAAAGTTAGAACTATAGAGCATAGTTCACCTTGTGTTCCACTAGTATTTTGGGGGAAAAATGAGCTTCTTTTGAAAATGTTTGATAAGGTGAAATCTTATAATGTTGATACAAAGGAAGTTCATAATGTCAATTTTGAGAATGAAGGAAGAGGAATTGTTGATATATGTGAAGCTAGAATTTGTTTCAAGAGTCAAATTTCAGTCAATCCTCCTCTACCAACAATGATTTAG
- the LOC131646038 gene encoding probable methyltransferase At1g29790 — protein MGRSCIPKCKTARLMGWLQIILGGLVILVSILSLTRFYYAGFFLHHEEICQHFYTTKDVNIGFDAKALSDRVEEVLDMLETLQGKLELKEKEMEKNKGITLDKKFLGDEIVRPLHSANVALRQIRLPKMEEGGGNFTVKEDPLINYFVTEEIRKYITSKENRIGNGNGKINLYGSDKVYNTIGHACVLHKKEVEKYMDYDIGSYCDDDWNLAQKLMLNGCDPLPRRRCLTRASKVYDKPYPINESLWRMPDGRNVMWGNYRCRNFECLSSKNPKRGYSKCTGCFEMEKEKVKWVSNTSLSADFLISDVLAIKPGEIRIGLDYGIGTGTFAARMREKNVTIVSTALNLGAPFNEMIALRGLVPLYVTLNQRLPFFDNIMDLIHTTGFLDGWIDLLLLDFILYDWDRILRPGGLLWIDRFFCKRKDLDDYMYMFLQLRYKKHKWVLSPKSKDEVYLSALLQKPPRAI, from the coding sequence TAGATTCTACTATGCTGGTTTTTTCTTACACCATGAAGAAATATGCCAGCATTTCTATACTACAAAGGATGTAAACATTGGTTTTGATGCCAAAGCACTATCTGATAGAGTTGAAGAAGTATTGGACATGTTGGAAACTTTGCAGGGAAAGCTagagttaaaagaaaaagaaatggagaaaaacaAGGGAATTACCTTGGACAAGAAGTTTCTAGGGGATGAAATAGTTAGGCCTCTTCATAGTGCTAATGTTGCTTTAAGACAGATTAGGCTTCCAAAGATGGAAGAAGGAGGAGGGAATTTTACGGTAAAAGAGGATCCtttgattaattattttgtgACCGAGGAGATTCGAAAGTACATAACTTCGAAGGAGAATAGAATTGGTAATGGTAATGGTAAGATTAATCTATATGGGTCAGACAAGGTTTATAACACAATAGGGCATGCATGTGTTTTGCATAAGAAAGAGGTGGAAAAGTATATGGACTATGATATTGGTTCATACTGTGATGATGATTGGAATTTAGCTCAAAAGCTTATGCTTAATGGGTGTGATCCTTTGCCTAGAAGAAGATGTTTGACAAGGGCTTCAAAAGTTTACGATAAACCATATCCTATCAACGAGTCGCTATGGAGGATGCCCGATGGAAGAAATGTGATGTGGGGGAATTACCGATGTAGAAATTTCGAGTGTTTGTCAAGCAAGAATCCGAAGAGGGGCTATTCGAAATGTACAGGTTGTTTTGAAATGGAAAAGGAGAAGGTGAAATGGGTTTCGAATACCTCACTTTCGGCCGATTTTTTAATCAGCGATGTTTTGGCAATCAAGCCGGGAGAAATAAGGATTGGACTAGACTATGGAATCGGGACAGGTACATTTGCGGCGCGAATGAGGGAAAAGAATGTAACAATTGTGTCAACTGCTTTGAATCTTGGTGCTCCTTTCAATGAGATGATAGCTCTGAGGGGTTTGGTTCCATTATATGTGACATTAAATCAAAGGCTTCCATTCTTTGATAACATTATGGATTTGATTCATACAACTGGGTTTTTGGATGGTTGGATTGATTTGCTATTGTTGGATTTCATATTGTATGATTGGGATAGAATTTTAAGACCAGGAGGTTTACTATGGATTGACAGGTTCTTCTGTAAGAGAAAGGATTTGGATGATTATATGTACATGTTTCTTCAACTAAGGTACAAGAAACACAAGTGGGTTCTTTCTCCAAAGTCAAAAGATGAAGTATACCTCTCTGCATTGCTCCAAAAACCTCCCAGAGCCATATAA